One region of Salvia miltiorrhiza cultivar Shanhuang (shh) chromosome 3, IMPLAD_Smil_shh, whole genome shotgun sequence genomic DNA includes:
- the LOC131018927 gene encoding uncharacterized protein LOC131018927 — MAIERPKLQDDQRNKVAQWLLEHSSEGNLRHGAKKEAALHFKVNLKTIWRIWSQVSNQRASGVPVHVKSIRKGCIHKDKMLIDGEKVKKLSVLERSTLRCMSTHLGVSKSLLHQWVKEKKLKPHTNAIKPFLTTQNKLCRLRWSLKQLSRVSEDGFIPFQSMYNTIHIDEKWFYLTKTNDRYYLLPDEEEPHRTCKSKRHIEKIMFMCAAARPIIDEDGTVIFDGKLGIYPFITTEPAQRNSKNRVKGTLEVKAIAAITKPIIRDCLIKQMVPDFMAKWTKTSSKHIYIQQDNVKPHIQANDPEFQAVANTNGFKFQLVCQPANSPDTNVNDLGFFRAIQSLKDQKPAKNVEELLENVKAAYEEYPPEKLNNVFLTLQGCYQEIIKCKGGNNYKIPHMNKERLSRQGMLPRCIQVEESLVKESLEILQMESSEEGEILRLEDVIEGLNEVLLID, encoded by the exons ATGGCTATAGAAAGGCCAAAGTTACAAGATGATCAAAGAAACAAAGTTGCCCAGTGGCTGTTAGAGCATAGCAGTGAAGGCAACCTTCGCCATGGAGCAAAAAAAGAGGCGGCACTTCACTTCAAAGTAAACTTGAAGACCATTTGGAGGATTTGGAGCCAAGTCTCCAATCAAAGAGCATCCGGTGTACCTGTCCATGTTAAATCAATTAGAAAAGGATGTATACACAAGGATAAGATGCTCATTGATGGTGAAAAAGTCAAAAAACTTTCAGTTTTAGAAAGAAGTACACTCAGATGCATGTCGACTCACCTAGGAGTGTCTAAATCTTTGCTTCATCAATGGGTGAAGGAGAAAAAACTGAAACCACATACAAATGCCATAAAACCCTTCCTTACCACACAAAACAAGCTATGTAGGCTGAGGTGGAGCCTTAAACAGCTCAGTAGGGTAAGTGAGGATGGTTTTATACCATTTCAAAGTATGTACAACACCATCCACATCGATGAAAAATGGTTCTATCTTACCAAAACCAATGATAGATACTACCTCCTGCCCGATGAGGAAGAACCACATAGGACATGCAAATCAAAAAGGCATATTGAAAAAATCATGTTTATGTGTGCTGCTGCGAGGCCTATCATTGATGAAGATGGCACAGTCATATTCGATGGAAAGTTAGGCATTTATCCTTTCATAACCACAGAGCCAGCACAAAGGAACTCGAAAAACAGAGTGAAAGGTACACTGGAAGTTAAGGCAATTGCAGCAATCACTAAGCCCATCATTAGAGACTGCCTTATAAAACAG ATGGTTCCTGACTTCATGGCCAAGTGGACGAAGACATCAAGCAAGCACATATATATCCAACAAGATAATGTTAAACCACACATTCAAGCAAATGATCCAGAGTTTCAAGCGGTTGCAAATACTAATGGATTTAAATTCCAATTAGTATGCCAGCCAGCTAATTCACCGGATACAAATGTCAACGACCTCGGGTTTTTCAGAGCTATTCAGAGCCTAAAAGATCAAAAACCAGCCAAGAATGTCGAGGAGTTACTAGAGAATGTGAAAGCTGCGTACGAGGAATACCCACCAGAGAAGCTCAACAATGTTTTCCTAACCTTACAAGGCTGCTATCAAGAGATAATCAAGTGTAAGGGTGGGAACAACTACAAGATTCCACATATGAATAAAGAAAGACTGTCGAGGCAGGGGATGTTACCACGATGTATTCAAGTTGAAGAATCACTTGTCAAGGAAAGTCTAGAGATCCTACAGATGGAATCAAGTGAAGAAGGCGAAATTTTAAGGCTTGAAGATGTCATAGAAGGGCTGAATGAAGTGTTACTTATAGACTAG
- the LOC131016298 gene encoding wound-induced protein 1 — protein sequence MHLLTGDKDSDFSFVPHSVAAFGPTVLAEGFDPTRSIAWVHAWTVTDGIITQVREYFNTSLTVTRIGNADQSDCSIATLYCPSLWESSLPGRVGKSVPGLVLAI from the coding sequence ATGCACCTGCTCACCGGTGACAAGGACTCCGACTTCAGCTTTGTCCCCCACAGCGTCGCCGCCTTCGGCCCCACCGTCCTCGCCGAGGGATTCGACCCGACCCGCTCCATCGCCTGGGTCCACGCTTGGACCGTCACCGATGGGATAATCACCCAGGTCCGCGAGTATTTCAACACCTCCCTCACCGTCACCCGCATCGGCAACGCCGACCAATCCGATTGCAGCATTGCCACCCTCTATTGCCCCTCCCTTTGGGAGAGCAGCCTCCCCGGTCGGGTCGGAAAGTCTGTCCCGGGTCTCGTCCTCGCTATCTGA
- the LOC131016299 gene encoding F-box/kelch-repeat protein SKIP30-like has product MSGLIEGLPDAVVLRCLARVPFHLHPKLELVSRSWREAIRSAELFRARREVNATEDFICVCAYDPDNLWQLYDPQHDLWITLPVLPSSIRHLAHFGVVSAAGKLFVLGGGSDAVDPLTGDQDGCFATDEVWSYDPMTREWTLRASMIVPRAMFACCVLDEKIIVAGGFTNCRKSITKAEIYDPEKDTWLSIPDLHQSHNSACTGVVIEGKVHILHKGLSTVQVLENIKQGWTVHDFSWLQGPMAVVKGKLYIMSHAQICKQERDSNKLIVSASEFRRRIGFAMIGLGDDIYVIGGVIGPDRLNWDIKVTSDVDVLTLGNERLVWRGVAPMTRCRGTILGCTHLRI; this is encoded by the coding sequence ATGTCTGGACTCATTGAAGGTCTTCCTGATGCTGTGGTGTTAAGGTGCCTTGCACGGGTTCCTTTTCATCTTCATCCCAAGCTGGAACTTGTTTCACGTTCCTGGCGGGAAGCCATTCGCAGCGCCGAACTCTTCAGAGCCCGTCGAGAGGTAAATGCAACCGAGGATTTCATATGTGTGTGTGCATACGACCCCGACAATCTGTGGCAACTTTATGATCCTCAACATGACCTCTGGATCACTCTTCCTGTACTTCCCTCGAGCATCCGCCACCTTGCACACTTTGGCGTTGTCTCGGCCGCAGGAAAGTTGTTTGTGCTCGGTGGTGGTAGTGATGCTGTAGATCCTTTAACTGGTGATCAGGACGGGTGTTTTGCAACTGATGAGGTTTGGTCGTATGACCCGATGACCAGGGAATGGACCCTACGCGCGTCCATGATCGTTCCTCGTGCCATGTTCGCTTGCTGCGTGCTGGACGAGAAGATAATTGTTGCTGGTGGTTTTACTAACTGCAGGAAATCAATAACTAAAGCCGAAATATACGACCCGGAAAAGGATACGTGGCTTTCGATACCAGATCTCCATCAATCGCACAACTCTGCGTGTACGGGGGTGGTTATCGAAGGTAAGGTTCATATCTTGCACAAGGGTTTATCAACTGTGCAAGTGTTGGAAAACATCAAGCAGGGATGGACTGTTCATGACTTCAGTTGGCTACAAGGTCCCATGGCAGTTGTGAAAGGAAAGCTCTATATAATGAGCCACGCCCAGATTTGCAAGCAGGAGAGAGATTCAAATAAGCTGATTGTTTCAGCGTCCGAGTTCCGCAGGAGGATTGGCTTTGCGATGATAGGGTTGGGAGACGACATTTATGTCATCGGAGGCGTGATCGGGCCGGATAGACTCAACTGGGACATCAAGGTGACGTCTGACGTGGATGTGCTGACGCTCGGGAACGAGAGGTTGGTGTGGCGTGGGGTGGCCCCGATGACAAGGTGTCGGGGGACGATTCTTGGGTGCACACACCTGAGGATTTAG